Genomic window (bacterium BMS3Abin08):
AGGCATAAGGGGCCGCGGCGGTGCCGGATTCCCGACCGGACTCAAGTGGGAATTCTGCTCCAGGGCCAAAGGGGATCAGAAGTATATCCTCTGTAACGGTGATGAGGGCGACCCCGGCGCCTTCATGGACCGGAGCATAATGGAGGCCGACCCCCACGTCGTCCTTGAGGGCATGATTATAGCTGCAAAGGCAATAGGGGCGTCCAAGGGTTATATCTATGTGAGAGCCGAGTATCCCCTTGCAGTGAGCCGTCTTCAGATTGCGATAGACCAGGCAAAGGAGTATGGCCTCATCGGCGAGGATATCCTGAACTCGGGATTCAACCTCGATATCGAGATATACCTGGGCGCCGGAGCATTTGTCTGCGGTGAGGAGACGGCACTGATGCGGTCCCTTGAAGGCAAGAGGGGCATGCCTATACCAAGGCCGCCTTTCCCGGTAAACAAGGGGCTCTGGGGCAAACCCACGGTGCTCAATAACGTGGAAACCTATGCAAACATCCCCCAGATAATCCTGAACGGGGCCGAGTGGTTCAAGAGCCTCGGGACCGAGAAATCAACAGGGACAAAGGTCTTTGCCCTTACAGGTGCGGTAAACAATATCGGCCTGATAGAAGTCCCGATGGGGACTCCGCTGAGAACCATTATATTTGACATAGGCGGCGGGATCAGAAAGGGTAGAAAGTTCAAGGCGGTTCAGCTTGGCGGACCCTCGGGAGGGTGCGTGCCGGAGCATCTCCTTGAGACCCCCGTCACTTATGAGGATATCGTAAAAACAGGGGCTATCGTGGGTTCAGGCGGCATGGTGGTCATGGACGATAACAACTGCATGGTTAATGTTGCAAGGTTCTTCCTTGAGTTTACCGCTGATGAATCATGCGGGAAGTGCACGCCCTGCAGGATAGGAACAAGGGTAATGCTTGACAGATTGATAGATATCACCGAGGGTCGCGGCAAGGAGGAAGACATCGAAATCCTTCAAGACCTCTCAGGTGACATTATCAAGACCTCCCTCTGCGGTCTTGGACAGACTGCGCCGAATCCCGTTCTTACTACAATTCGTTATTTTAAAGATGAATACGAATCGCACATACATGACAACTGGTGCAAGGCAGGCGTATGCAGGGAACTCTCAACGTTCTATATCGATGAAGAGGCCTGCACGGGATGCACCGTATGTGCAAGGAACTGCCCGCAGCATGCGATTACAGGCGAAAAGAAAAAACCTCACCATATCCACCAGGAACTCTGTATCAAGTGCCGGACCTGTTATGAGAAATGCAAGTTCGGTGCAGTGAAGGTAGGGCCGCGGGACATGTTTGAAAAAGAGCAGACCGGAGCGTCTGTTGAGGGTTGACGGTCACATGATTTTAAATGAGACCCAAACCGGGCGATTCTTTTGCCTAATAGACATCAAGTACCGGATGGTACTATGGTATCGGGTTTGAACGGCTTCCGTTTTTATCCCGTACTCATTACGGTGATAAAACCGCCTCGGAGTCCCGACTTGATGTCGGGACGAGAATGAATGAAAACCCTATACCATTGTACCAGCCAGCCGTAGAATCGCTCAACTTGGGTGAGAAAAACCTGTTTTTTTGATAGCCTTATCTGTCGGGAACAGGAAAAATACAGAAAACCGAATATTACGAAGGAGGATTCCGGAGATGATAGAACTGACGATTAACGACAAGAAACTCCAGGCAGGAAAGGGGATGACCATCCTTAACATTGCAAAGGAGAATAACATAAATATACCTCATCTCTGCTGGGACAGGAGGTTAAAGCCCTATGGCGGCTGCAGGCTCTGTCTCGTCGAGGTCGAGGGGCAGCGGAAACTACTCGCTGCTTGCTCCACGCCGGCGGAAAA
Coding sequences:
- the hndC_2 gene encoding NADP-reducing hydrogenase subunit HndC, translating into MYRANLMLCGGTGCIAGGSLKIKDALIEELKKHKLQDEISVVLTGCNGFCAQGPLLIIHPEDTFYEKLKPEDIPFLIEEHFIKGRPVEKFMYREPKKRSAVPSINEIPFFKFQVLRALRNKGLVDPESIDEYIARDGYMAAGKVLLEMTPEQVIKEVKDSGIRGRGGAGFPTGLKWEFCSRAKGDQKYILCNGDEGDPGAFMDRSIMEADPHVVLEGMIIAAKAIGASKGYIYVRAEYPLAVSRLQIAIDQAKEYGLIGEDILNSGFNLDIEIYLGAGAFVCGEETALMRSLEGKRGMPIPRPPFPVNKGLWGKPTVLNNVETYANIPQIILNGAEWFKSLGTEKSTGTKVFALTGAVNNIGLIEVPMGTPLRTIIFDIGGGIRKGRKFKAVQLGGPSGGCVPEHLLETPVTYEDIVKTGAIVGSGGMVVMDDNNCMVNVARFFLEFTADESCGKCTPCRIGTRVMLDRLIDITEGRGKEEDIEILQDLSGDIIKTSLCGLGQTAPNPVLTTIRYFKDEYESHIHDNWCKAGVCRELSTFYIDEEACTGCTVCARNCPQHAITGEKKKPHHIHQELCIKCRTCYEKCKFGAVKVGPRDMFEKEQTGASVEG